The genomic region TAAATAAATAAGTGtacttttaaatatatatatatatatcttatatacatatatattatatataaataaaatcttATATATTTAGAATCAAGTGAAGTACATATATTATATGTAGGTATTGTACCGCGAAATAGCTGTGTTACGTTGGTAAGAAGGCAACTAATCTATCGATATTGCAGTTTAAATTTTCACTGCAAAAGTGTCCGCATTAGAAATTTTCAAAATCTAAGAATTATTAACTATACGTGGACGATTTATAACTTTCTCGAATTTTTATCGTGTTGTAACGTATACATTATTCAATTAAACAGTAAATGAATGAATGGAGAATAATAAAGTAACACGTTAGCGAATTTTACATTATATAAAAAGAATACGTGTTATGAGAAAAAAGTAACAGTTTGAAGACTATATCAATACGTCATGCAATTGATTTTTGAAAAATGATCATTTAGTAGCTCAACTTGCGTCGGAAATTGACATGTATTTGAATCTAGAAATTAGTACCTTTCTGTCCGTTCAGGTGGGCTATATAGTTTATTCTCAAAAGTGGCGGTCTTTCTAATCGGTAAAGCAACAGTCCAATGCTACAGAGGCCAGTAAGTTTGATTCATATCGATGCATATCTCCTATTTATGTATTATATGCGACCATTCAGTGTCATCAAACTGTGAGAAAACGGAGTTATTACAATTGATATAAAATGCGTTAAAACGTAACTTTCTTTAAAAATAGTAAAACAaacatttttcatgataatgctTAATTAGAAATGCTATTAAGAGTGTCTTTCAAACAGTAACACGACACGAGGTACAGCTATTATGTTTATGACGATTTTCAATACTTATGAACAATGTAAAATTTTATACATAGTTACACGTGTTTTATATAATTTCTTAATAAGTTTACTCGAAATCCGTTTGCAATTACAGTATGTTTGATCATTCTTTATTGAATGGTTACGTTTCTATAAAATGGTAAATTACTATGTTTTAGGTTAAATTATTTACAAATGGCAGATAAAGCTATTATGAAGGTAAAACTACATAAATATATTTCACACTTCAATCAAATTCCGGTATCTTGAAATTCTATAATCGTTTTACATACTTATTACTTTAAATATGTAGCAAATAGCTGAACAAAAGCTAAAAGCATTTTCAATTGGTACAATGGGTAAAAGACCATTAAGTAAGAAGGAATTAGAAGAACAACGTAAAAAAGAGCAAGAACAAGCTGCGGCTCAGGTAAGTGAACAACTTAATCTGTTGTCTACAGAAAATTCTAATTATAAGTAGTTAAATATTTATCCGTTTATTGATACGTAGGCTTTCGAAGAATTTGTGGCAACTTTTCAAGAAACACCTAATAAGACAACAAGTAAAGTCTGGGTAAAAGCAGGAACTTATGATGCAGGAAAACGACGTAAGTAAATCTTATTGTACAATTGTATTTCGTTTGTTGTACCCATTACTGAACGGCTTTAATATTAGGTAAAGTGTATGATTTAAATTTAAAGTGTAATATTCCGGTAATTTTTTTTCTGTTATCTTTTGAAGTAGAAGAATGTGTAAATAATCTATCTTTAAAGTTATGTGAACTGTTATTGATTATTTTATAAAAGTATAACTGTATTTATTCACTAACAGAAGAAGATacaagagaaaaaggaaaactTTACAAACCGCAATCAAAAATATCAGAGCTTGTTGATAGTAGATCGTCAGCTGAACAAGCACAAGAGTATGCAAGATTATTAGGGTCGAATGAAAGGAAATTAGATAGGttgggaaaaaagaaaaaggaaggtGAGAAGAAAAAGAGTAATCTTGAATTATTTAAAGAGGAATTGAAAATGATACAAGAGGAACGGGAAGAGAGGCATAAATATAAAGGTGTAGTGAAAAATGTTATTTCTACCCAATCAGAAGATCCAATGTTAGCAGCTTTAAAATGTGTTGAAGGTAATTtgatatatttaattttaataatttgaagAAGGTGATATGTTTAATATCACCTTGAATTGATATGTTTAATATCATCATCTATATAGGTAATTTGATATATTTAATCATAAACCCATAGTCTTTTGTAAATTTTTTGATAGGCAACTTTATAATAATGAACAAAACTTTTTTATTGTATCAGACACACAGATACATTACTATAACACAAATCATTATTTTTTATCTTTATATTAACAAtctaaatttattaaaatatattaggtGGTACATCATCACATCCTGATTCACGAAAAAATAACCTACATAACCTTGTTGATGATCCACGTCTCCTAGCCCTGATTTATGAGGGTAAACAGTACCCTTTTTTAGAATTTCCTTTATGCCCTCTTTCCAATATTAAATTTACattgaaattttagaaatattgtGTCTCTTTTTAGATGGTTCATTTGACAATGGCGATCCTAATACCACAAATTTGTATTTGGGAAATTTAAATCCAAaggtataaatattatttttactaCAATACAGTAGTTACTCATTCATTACACTCCCGATCAAGTGTCTGTTCTTTACGTGAACTTTATTTATCAAATTGCATTCTTTGCAAAAATCTTAATTGTTGCCTAGAATTCCAGTCCTGTTCTAGTGTCACAAATGAGTAATTACTGTGATGATAAATTATTTGTAAGTAATTTGTTGAATAAAAAATGTGTATTCATGGTTTTGAAGAAAACATAGTATGGTAactattatattttgtaacattTACATACTAATTTTTGAAAGTCATTTTAAAATTTTCAAATAGAACTGCAATTTTTTTATAGAAATTGAAAGAGTATAGacatttcattaaaaaaaagttTCAGATTGTAATAGGCTTAGATACTTAATATCTAACTATCCCTTCACAAGATAAGTTAATCACTCAATTTTATCTCTAAAATTACTGGTGTTTAAACTGCTATAATTTCATGAAATGAAATTGTATGACAGTCTATTTAGATTAAAAATTCACGAATTTTGCAAATTTACACTAATCATTTTAACATGTACTTATGTTTAAACCTATGTTTAAACATGTACTTCGCACATACTAAGTATATAAGTTATGCTTTGGTTTCTTTTAATACCAGAATTATACTTTTTATTTAACATAGAATAAAATGATGACAAAAAGATTGTACACGAATTTCAAAGAAAATCTTAAATTGTCTTTACAAGATGGTATGTAAACAATGTAAGAAAAGCTATTGCAGTGTATACTTGCTTTCAAAacaaaatatttttctaatttcattttatatatgtttcatagtaataaCTTACAAATAATTTTTTGTCACAAATTAAATGTGAAGTATCTTATATATGCATAGGATGTTAATatttaaatgataaaatatagtaataAACTGTGCAATATTTTATGCAAAACagaacatattaaaaaattatatgtattatattatttttatagaaATATGAAAATGAGATATTTAGCattctaattttatataaaatactCTGTGCATAAAATAAACTTATACAGatcaattaattttatttttatgtttaaCGTAGATTACAGAACAACAATTAATGGAAATATTTGGTAAATATGGTCCACTAGCTAGTATTAAAATCATGTGGCCACGTAGCGATGAAGAAAAAGCCAGACAAAGAAATTGTGGTTTTGTTGCATTTATGAGTCGTAAAGATGGAGAACGGGCATTAAAAAATTTGAATGGTAAGACAATGATAAGATTATAATGGAATTTCTAAAAAAGGTTCTTTCATATTGCATTCAATTTACTGATAAAAGTTAAAGTGTTAGATATTTACTGATGATAAAAATTGGTGATACATGTATATGTAATGAGTGTATGTGTATATATGTCCATATGTATGTACTACATACATGTATGTGtgtaattataaaattataaaagtTATTTATTATAATATGAAATACGAAATAGGTCGTGATATAATGCAGTATGAGATGAAATTAGGTTGGGGAAAAAGTGTACCAATACCACCTTACCCCATTTATATTCCACCTGCTTTGATGGAAATTACacaaccaccaccaccatctgGTCTTCCATTTAATGCTCAACCGCATCGCCGTGATAGACATAAGGTATACGAAATAAAAGTaacattaatattaattaagaaATATTGATGACTTGTattatacaattttcattgtataAGCTAAAAGAAGATAATGACTGgagaaaatatttaataatgcTCTTTGTATAGTTTTCATATAATTTATTCATGTAAATATTGTGAATTTGTAGAGTTTATAATTACTAGACTTGATTCTATAGAGTTGAATATTTAAATGTATCTTATTTGCTATAATTATTTCCCCAAAATATTAATACATGGTTTTTACTATTAAATAAGtagaaaaaaagtaaaaatggTCAATAATTTATAGTGGATTATATGAAAATTCTAAtaaaattcttatgattctataaATTTGATCTCAGGTACCTCGCATTCGTAATCTTCAAACTGCAGACTCTCAGGAAAAGGAAAATTTAGAGAAGGTAACTTTCTTTCTATCAGCAAAAGATTTTAATTTCCTGCAAAAACTTATTAAAGAATTTCATGTACAATTAATATTAGTgtttaaattaaataatttttattatgaAGATAAAATTTTGATAGTAATGTTATACTACTATAATGTTAAAAGAATATTTTGATTTAGCCACTAAAAATGTGTTAACTATCAGTTAAAgtgaaaaatatttttagtCAGTCAACATATGGGGAGGAAGGGTTTTAAATGACAAGAATTCGTATAGCTTTAGACAATACAATAAAAACAATAGTATTGGCAGTAACAAAGAAGAGGTTGTTCAATGTTATTGTAGAAATTGAAAAAATCAACAAAATTATGAAAAGTACCTTTTGAATGGAACTGTGTATGGTATGACATGAATGATTAATTAGGTTCTGATATGAACAACTGAAAATTCAGTGTTCATTTTAATTAAATGAAAACATGACATTTTCtggaatatatttattaggatTTCTAGTATAaatcttatttttatttattaaaataatttagCTTCTGTTCTGAAGAGTTTTAGTTAATGTGATTTTATTTTATATcactaaataaataaataagattGGAACAAAAATATCGTTAaacaagtaaaataataattttatagtTTATGATGTTTAGATGAATCTATGTTCAGTGTCAAATTTGAACAAAGTGGCAGGTTTTTAGAGTTTAAATTGTTTTGTGCCGTttctaaataaaataatttttctattcaattttattttttatttcattttttttacaAATTCAAATGCAATCTAAATTACATATATGTAGGTATAGTATCGTAAATAGGAATGTATATTTGATCAGTATTATGTTGTCATAGATTTATTAATCCCAGGAGAATATAAATGGATATGTTTATTTGGGAAATAAACTTAGATTACTTTTATTTCTACTAATACatttaaaaaagaagaagataATGAATAGAGACTACATACCAGTTGTAACGTTAAAGTGTATTCAAACTTAAGTGTTTTATTTGAAAtataaattaatgaaatatacactatttatattttatatatgtgTGATTAACATATTCATTATTTTTGTTCGTAATAATTTTTGAAGCCATAAAATTATGCTTATAAAATAACATTGTTTtccatattaatattttaatattttttgtagTGATGTTATATTTATCAATATTTTTGTAAACTTATTATGTGGTAAAGTATATTGTTTTCTGATTCAAAACAGTATTATTCAGATTGTATATAGTATCAACTACATTAAGAATAATTTCTGGATTTATTTAACAAAGTTTCTTATTGTGATTGAATAAAAATTATGACAGTCTAATTAAATGCATTTTTTAATAGCAATATACTCTTTCTGATAACGGTGCTAGTTATTTTATTTCCATTTATCAGTGTGTTTATATATGTAATATCTTTTTTATTCATGTTTAtagttaaataaaatattaccaaTCTCTTTAGTAAATATTGAACTTTATaacttttattaatatttataaatgtAATGCATGTacttaaatatataaaaagaCATGGCACTGTTTCTTTTAAATAtagtattttttttatcaatgATTAAAAGTTTACTGTAATTTATCTGTTGCAAATTACATTGTACTGAATTCATGATAATGCTTGGGGTGGATCAATTTGGACTGGAACATTCAATTAACTATAATTGCTGTGCTGTATTGGTGATTGCCATAGGTTTTGCAAAATGCAGTTGTCAAAGTGGTTATTCCAACAGAAAGGTACATTTTTATTATATTGATCAAACAGTAAATATTAAAACATACTAGAGCACATGTGTTAAACAATTATGTTATCATATTTATAAATGTTATACTTAAAAGATGTTATTAAATTTATACAAAATTTGTGAACATTTATGTTATAGAAATTTAGTTATGTTAATACATAGAATGGTAGAATTTGTAATTCGGGAGGGCCCAATGTTTGAAGCAATGATCATGAATCGAGAATTAAATAATCCTATGTTTAGGTTTGTATAATTGTAAATTTTTATACAAAAAGATATTtgtattaatatattattgcttctatttttaaataataatttaatttcagatttttatttgaaaattacTCTCCAGCACATATTTACTACCGTTGGAAATTGTATTCTATATTACAAGGAGATGGGCAAAAAGAATGGCACACTGAAGACTTTAGAATGTTTAAGGGTGGAAGTGTATGGAGACCACCTCCCATTAATCCATGGACACAGGGGATGCCCGATGAGTTGATTGAAATAGAGGAAAGACAAGAACCTAGAAGAGGCAGTTTATCGAACAGGTGCTATATAATAGAATATTTTTACTAATTTTGTTTACTACTtatatcattttaaaaaatattttctgaTTATAGTCAAAGAGACCGATTAGAAGACTTATTGAGGAACATATCACCTGAAAGGATAAAAGTTGCAGAAGCAATGGTATTTTGTATAGAACATGCTGAAGCAGCAGAAGAAATATGTGATTGTGTTTCGGAATCACTATCAATACTGCAAACTCCTGTCAATAAAAAAATTGcgagattatatcttatatctgaTATATTACATAACTGTGGTGTGAAAGTAAATAACGCTACTATTTATCGAAAGGCGTAAGCagttttattttaaaatataaTACGTTTAAGTAATATAAAATTTTATGAAATatgatatattaatttataattaacACACAAATTTTGTTAGTATAATTAATGTTAACAAatcttattaatattaatataaattaatattaacAGGTTTGAAACTCGACTTTTAGATATATTTAATGAAGTCCATCAAGCTTATAAGCAGTTTGACAGTAGATTAAAAGCAGAAGGATTTAAAGTTCGCGTAATGAGAATGTTTAAGGCATGGGAAGATTGGGCAGTTTATCCGCGagattttcttgttaaattgcaAAATACTTTCCTTGGTCTTATTTTGGTAAAGCTAatctatatgtacatatatatagatTACATATGTATCTACGTATACATATTATACACATTTCCTTTTTCCTAAGGATATAAGAAAAATAGGTTTGTAAATTTATTTGTAGGTTGATGAACCAGAACCAGAAAATGATGATGATATTGATGGAGCACCTTTATCAGATGTAGATGGAGATGGTGTAGAAGATTTAGATGGTGTACCACTGGATGGTGCTGCTCTGCTTAAAGGTGCTATGAAACATGGTTTAACACCACAAACAACGTCCAACTATGATGACATTGATGGTGTACCTAGTAAGAATGTTAAAAtttattctacaatttattctaCAATTTCATTGAATGATATTAATACTTAACTATTTCTTATATATTTGTAATTATGATATATTAACCCTATTGTACATTATATGTCCTATTTGTGTTTCCAGTGGATGAGGATATAGATGGTGTACCTATGGATGAagatgattcttcaaacgcacaAAGTAAAGATGATGAAAAAAAACCAACAATTCCTGCGGGTTTTGTTCCATCTCGTTGGGAAACTGTTGATCCAGATCAGGTTGAAACAATTATCTCATGAGAAGAAATCGCGATTGAAACAACAACTTTTCCATTAAATCTAGTATTAGATTTAAATTTTGATGTTTAATGAATACAAATTATAACATACGAGAGACTTCTGATTAATCATTTTTCTAAGGAATAACTCGACATCCGTTGCTTAGTACACTGTTTAGCATTCTCCTTTctgtttttataaaatattttgtcATATATATTAGGTTGAGGCGCAAGCTATGACAACCAGTAAATGGGAAGAATTAGGGCAAAATGATGATTCAAATTCTCAAGATACCAGTATGGATTCCAGGTAATACACAAATGTTTATCTACTTCGTACTTCTTCAAATAATTCCACGCATTCAATAATAATCATACCGAGGAGGTATAAGTAATCTTCATGTATTCCAACAAATATAACTCAGTATTTTAAAGTAAAAAGTCTTGTTATTATTTACAATATTACTTGGTTCAATAGTGGTAGAGACTATAACGAAGAAAGACGAAGTCGATTGCGTGAAATTGAAGTTAAAATAATGCAATATCAAGATGAATTAGAAAGTGGTAGAAGAACATTAAAATCCGGTATGACGATTCAGGGACAGGTAGAACATTATAGAAAAAAACTTATAAGGAAGgtaaaatttttatttcttattagattttgttatatttttataaaatcgtattttttttaaaaagaaaattttttGTTATGTAGAGTGAGAGGGAGATGAAGGATATAAAAAGCGAGGAACGTGATGATGAACGgcgaagagaaaagaagagaagtACAACCCCAGAATCTCCATGCCACTATAGGGATAGAAGACGAAATTCAACAAGTCCATCGTCTAAAATTAATAGATATAGGTATGTATTTTTCCAAtagatattttattaatttttctaaTTAGTATGACGGTaaagatttttatttttaaaagtaAAACAGTGTGTATAATCGTTCATTTGTGTGTATAaacaacatataaatgagtagaTATATTATAGGTGAAAATTATCCTTTGAGAAACTAATTTTCATGTTAATTTCTGTAGCTTTATGTACAAAAAAATTATACACAGATGAAGTGATCTTTACTTGCCTTGAGTCCTAGATAGTAATCCTAGATTTGTAGGATTAGCGTTCTACTTGTGTTCTGTTTATATATGCTAGGAGAAGAAGTATCATTTGAACCCCGGTTTAGGCAGTCCAATCGGCCGATTCTTTTTCTCCTATTTATACAAATTTATCTAATACACATATAGTATTAAATTACAGATCAATACATATTAATAATTTTATGTGTATTTAATTTAACTTCATAAtgtttttacaaaatttatatttaaaattacTGTTTTCTTGACATAAGAAAAAAACCAATCAAAAtatttttaaccctttgcactccgttgtcgccgctacGGCGACACGTATTATAGTCCATAGCACTCCGTtctcgccgctgcggcgacacggcacgccagcatctacaggcaacattgtatctttatacGGGTAGGAAGATGTTTCGGCACGCGCtaacgataagtgtcatcggtctggcgaccgagcttgctccgtttctttcaatcgtatttttgtctgtcagcgtaaaacacgaaaaaatgaaatttgaaaggcgaccagaccaccgctattgagcataagtctgatttatcgtaGGGTTCTCCTGAACTGATCCAATTTTTCAAGCTTTTTTTCACGGATGATCTTATTGATGATATAATAAGACAAACGAATAACTATGCACAATATCTGTGTGGACGAATCGATAGTGCAGTTTAAAGGGAAGTCTCACGTCGGAATGTCTTGTTCGTCCGGATCTACCGGTTACGACAAGGATTCCGCTACATTTGTATCAGAAACTCCTAAATAAAATTCCCAAGGCAGAGGGATATCATATGTTTACGGACAGGTATTATACCAGTATACCTTtggcagaggaattaatgaaaatgatgtgccacttaactggaactataaaaacaaatagaaaaggtattccaaagataccgaaaaaaaagttttcacagcaggaaacctatattagaaaaaaaggggaagctatgtttttagcctggaaagacaaaagagtcgtttcccttttgagcacgtggaatgATGCTGGAATGATGACAGCAAGATGAATTCTGCGAGGAGGGAAggagataaacattaggaaacctaatgcaattgtaagctatacagcttccatgggcggcgttgatcgagctgatcaatacgcagccacatattgttttttgagaaaatcactgaggtggtggaggaaaatgtttttttggggcatggaagtttgtgtgatcaattcatatattatatataagactgtaaaaaaaaaatcgaaatgagaaaccattgacacatttgaaatatgtgaaactgctagtagatcaactagttaacgattttcgacaagaaagatcgagagcttcatcttctgcatctgcatctgttgagataaggctaaacgggaagcttcacgtaatgcggaagggcaaaaaacagattgtgtcgtttgctctaacaggcagaagaaaggtgaaaggcatgaaaccagtgaatattgtgatacttgtcctggcaagccacgaatgcatcttTGGGGATTACTGTTATATTCTTTACAacgtaattttgttaataaaacatagctttcaaatgtatccaagctttctttaatgacacggcagggtctttgagcttcctcaattgcgcggtcgcaacattataaacactttcggagtagctgatggtcatgatcaaaatgttccggagtagctgAAACCTCTTGCTAAAAAgtgcgcggagtgcaaagggttaaaattcAGCAAACTTTTGTATATTGGTTATAGTAAGGTAAGGAAAGTGATGAAAATATTGTCACTACTTAGGAAAATAATAATGTATTGTTAGTGTTCCTCACAAAACAACAATTTTTTGATACTCTGCAAGGAAAATCATACTGTAAGCATCAAATTTAGTGAGGTGGCTGCTTTTAGTATTCATGAGATGAACTCCGAGTATATTGTGCATTTAAAAGAGGACTAATTACTGATGCATCTACATACATTTTAAAAGTAATAGATAATTTATTACATATAATTGTCTATTGAATATTACTAATTATCTTTATTCCTCTTATACATTTTGAAGCATAGGGTATAGTTAAACTGTTAGCTGTACAGGTGGACATCAAATTTTAAATTCATGGGTCGTCAGTTATGATCTTGTCTTCCTAAATTTTTATTTCGTTGTTTTTTTATCTACAATTATATGGATTGACTTTAACTTAGGGATCAGTTTATATTTTAAAACCTAACCTAACACGCTCTGTGTTCCTAAGGGGTTAAatacattgcaaggaaataatttCAAACATATCTTATGAAAATAAACAGATATAGTTTGTTGGATGAGATTAGCCATAATTCGAAAACAAAATTAAAAGAGATGTATGTTTATATGAACTTTTATTATttgttttttattattttgatAAGTACAATATTGTGTACTTTGTGTGAAATACACTGTAGAGTGTGCTTTGTTTAATTGGAGACAATGAAATATTTTCTGAGGGATTAATGTTCTATAAAAAGTGGTTTTACAAAAGTTATTTGGTATTAAAATGGATTAGGTACCAATGATGTAAATAATAGGGTGATATAAATAGCTTTTTGTTAAGTCTAATGGTGAAAGATTTATCAAAGTGATTTTTTATCCACATCACTGTAGCATCTGCTGAATTGAATATAATGACCTGCTACATGATTTTATTCcatgtaaaagaatgtaaagaatTAGACTAAAAGTAGTTAAACATTGCTAAAAGAAATACTACATTGTCTAGTTGCATAAAACAATACTAATTGGGCTTTATATTATAAACAGGGATGGAAATTTTCTTATAGGAAAAACACTTGGATGAAAGTGTTCAATTTAAAATTTGCTGGTAATATCTCTGAACAATTAATCTTGTCTTGTATTATGGTTTTTGCTGGTCTTAATTCTGAATGCCCGTTTCAACTTTTAACGAGCATTTGATTTTCGAACTAATAAAATAAGGATCCATGTTTCATTTGCCTGAGTTGAGTTTTATTGTTAAAAAGTTGCTTTTTCCTAGGATTACCTTCTTGTTCAAACATAGTCTTCTTCAGGTTGCTAGATATACCTTTAGGTTCCTACTTcatttacattatatacaaTAAAATTTTGTGTATTTGCTTCTCTTAATGACTAGGTTTTGAAACT from Xylocopa sonorina isolate GNS202 chromosome 2, iyXylSono1_principal, whole genome shotgun sequence harbors:
- the LOC143432936 gene encoding U2 snRNP-associated SURP motif-containing protein, which produces MADKAIMKQIAEQKLKAFSIGTMGKRPLSKKELEEQRKKEQEQAAAQAFEEFVATFQETPNKTTSKVWVKAGTYDAGKRQEDTREKGKLYKPQSKISELVDSRSSAEQAQEYARLLGSNERKLDRLGKKKKEGEKKKSNLELFKEELKMIQEEREERHKYKGVVKNVISTQSEDPMLAALKCVEDGSFDNGDPNTTNLYLGNLNPKITEQQLMEIFGKYGPLASIKIMWPRSDEEKARQRNCGFVAFMSRKDGERALKNLNGRDIMQYEMKLGWGKSVPIPPYPIYIPPALMEITQPPPPSGLPFNAQPHRRDRHKVPRIRNLQTADSQEKENLEKVLQNAVVKVVIPTERNLVMLIHRMVEFVIREGPMFEAMIMNRELNNPMFRFLFENYSPAHIYYRWKLYSILQGDGQKEWHTEDFRMFKGGSVWRPPPINPWTQGMPDELIEIEERQEPRRGSLSNSQRDRLEDLLRNISPERIKVAEAMVFCIEHAEAAEEICDCVSESLSILQTPVNKKIARLYLISDILHNCGVKVNNATIYRKAFETRLLDIFNEVHQAYKQFDSRLKAEGFKVRVMRMFKAWEDWAVYPRDFLVKLQNTFLGLILVDEPEPENDDDIDGAPLSDVDGDGVEDLDGVPLDGAALLKGAMKHGLTPQTTSNYDDIDGVPMDEDIDGVPMDEDDSSNAQSKDDEKKPTIPAGFVPSRWETVDPDQVEAQAMTTSKWEELGQNDDSNSQDTSMDSSGRDYNEERRSRLREIEVKIMQYQDELESGRRTLKSGMTIQGQVEHYRKKLIRKSEREMKDIKSEERDDERRREKKRSTTPESPCHYRDRRRNSTSPSSKINRYRSRSRSPRGKRRSRSPHKKRVPVTPSPPRIRRTPSPSFSSRVSRRSPTNERIDRKRRARSPSLSPPPPPRTSKHRANSPPSPSTRKHRHKHKY